A part of bacterium genomic DNA contains:
- a CDS encoding helix-turn-helix domain-containing protein, which produces MSDGLVTVPEAAAFLSLSRSTLYALMERGDLPYVRIGAARRIPRKALIALASSNLTGVRSA; this is translated from the coding sequence GTGAGCGACGGGTTGGTGACCGTGCCAGAGGCGGCGGCGTTTCTCAGTTTGAGCCGCAGTACGCTCTACGCCCTGATGGAGAGAGGGGATCTACCGTACGTCCGCATTGGAGCCGCGAGGCGCATTCCCCGGAAGGCGCTCATCGCCCTGGCCTCGTCCAATCTGACAGGCGTGCGCAGCGCGTAA
- a CDS encoding site-specific integrase: MAYDELHHALDQAVRWGMIPRNVCDAVTRPGAPRPIMQVLTPTQVSALLEAAREDRLHALYVMAITTGLRQGELLGLQWDDVDLTGALLHVRHSLHEVNGRLSLGEPKTARAKRPVDLPRIAVAALREHRERMLAEGHPHGWVFCDTEGGPVRRPNLLRRSFQPLLKKAGLPQIRFHDLRHTAATLLLLQGVHPKVVQERLGHSQISVTLDTYSHVLPSMGREAAAKLDALLERGTTVAKL; this comes from the coding sequence ATGGCCTACGACGAACTGCACCACGCCCTCGACCAAGCCGTTCGGTGGGGCATGATTCCACGAAACGTATGTGACGCCGTGACGCGGCCCGGGGCCCCACGGCCGATCATGCAGGTCCTCACTCCTACGCAGGTGAGCGCACTACTCGAAGCGGCCCGAGAGGATCGGCTCCACGCACTCTATGTCATGGCCATCACCACGGGCCTCCGCCAGGGGGAACTGCTCGGCCTGCAATGGGACGATGTTGATCTCACGGGTGCCCTCTTGCACGTCCGCCACTCGCTCCACGAAGTCAACGGCCGCTTGTCGCTTGGAGAGCCAAAGACCGCGAGAGCGAAACGCCCGGTGGATCTCCCACGAATCGCAGTAGCGGCGCTCCGCGAGCACCGCGAGCGGATGCTCGCGGAGGGACATCCGCACGGATGGGTGTTCTGTGATACGGAAGGCGGACCGGTCCGGCGGCCCAATCTCCTCCGGCGGTCATTCCAACCGTTGCTCAAGAAGGCTGGCCTACCGCAGATCCGGTTCCACGACCTGCGCCACACCGCCGCGACGCTGTTGCTGCTCCAGGGCGTTCATCCCAAGGTGGTGCAGGAACGCCTCGGGCACTCTCAGATCTCGGTCACGCTGGATACTTACAGCCATGTCCTTCCATCAATGGGGCGCGAGGCTGCGGCCAAACTCGATGCGCTCCTAGAGAGAGGGACTACTGTAGCCAAACTGTAG
- a CDS encoding SDR family NAD(P)-dependent oxidoreductase has product MERKVVLITGATDGLGKAAALALAKQGATVVIVGRDPAKTRATAGEMKEQSGTPSADGLVADLSSMAEVRRLANELRQGYSRLDVLINNAGAIFARRQATVDGYERTFALNHLSQFLLTNLLLSILEAGAPSRIINVSSQAHEGGAIDFDDLQGERSYGIGGGRAYSRSKLANIMFTYELARRLTGAGVTANALHPGTVATRFGEDNGGMMRLGMRMFHRFAISAEEGADTIIYLASSPEVEGVTGGYWEKRRPIRSSPASYDEGAQKRLWDVSAQMTGLVASARA; this is encoded by the coding sequence ATGGAGCGAAAGGTCGTCCTGATTACCGGCGCCACCGACGGGCTGGGCAAAGCCGCCGCGCTGGCACTCGCGAAGCAGGGCGCGACGGTCGTGATCGTCGGTCGCGACCCTGCGAAGACGCGGGCGACCGCGGGGGAGATGAAGGAGCAGAGCGGCACTCCATCTGCCGACGGACTGGTGGCGGACTTGTCGTCAATGGCGGAGGTCCGGCGCCTCGCGAACGAATTGCGGCAGGGTTATTCGAGACTCGACGTCCTGATCAACAACGCCGGCGCCATTTTCGCGCGGCGGCAGGCCACGGTTGACGGATACGAGCGGACGTTCGCGCTCAACCACCTCTCCCAGTTCCTGTTGACCAACTTGTTGCTGAGTATACTCGAGGCCGGCGCGCCCTCGCGCATCATCAATGTATCATCGCAGGCACACGAAGGCGGCGCGATCGACTTTGACGACTTGCAGGGCGAGCGCAGCTACGGCATCGGCGGCGGCCGCGCCTACAGCCGGTCCAAGCTGGCGAACATCATGTTTACCTACGAGCTGGCGCGGCGCCTGACCGGCGCCGGCGTGACCGCCAACGCCCTGCACCCCGGCACCGTCGCGACGCGCTTCGGTGAAGACAACGGCGGGATGATGCGCCTGGGGATGAGGATGTTCCATCGGTTCGCCATCTCCGCGGAGGAGGGCGCAGATACGATCATATACCTTGCATCGTCTCCCGAGGTCGAAGGGGTTACCGGCGGGTATTGGGAGAAACGACGGCCCATCCGATCGTCCCCGGCTTCCTACGACGAGGGCGCGCAGAAGCGCCTCTGGGACGTCAGCGCGCAGATGACCGGTCTCGTCGCTTCTGCCCGAGCGTAG
- a CDS encoding VWA domain-containing protein has product MKGLTFLWPSVLWGLLLVPVFAAGFAWSTRRRFRQSVAFPALEIVAAAGPGSRRRRLIPAGLFLGALAAAILALARPVVPMPQPANRSAVMLAIDVSGSMRSEDIAPSRLEAAKAAAKGFVAGLPRGIPVGLVTFAGDTVLVSAPTEDHERLLRAIDEITVRHRTAIGEGLLAAVGALPERTLPSHDDGALPPVSATPKPPGVVVLLSDGQNNTGIDPLAAAEWARRQQVRVYTVGIGQPLGSSGGFMIGGPLDEATLQAVAQHTGGTYHHASSAGALRTIYRTLSRSVGWATKPVEVTGILSALVAAVLLAAVLLAVRIQPLIS; this is encoded by the coding sequence ATGAAAGGCCTGACGTTCCTCTGGCCGAGTGTGCTGTGGGGACTCCTGCTCGTCCCCGTGTTCGCCGCCGGTTTCGCCTGGAGCACGCGGCGGCGCTTCCGGCAGTCCGTCGCGTTCCCCGCGCTCGAGATCGTCGCGGCGGCCGGCCCGGGGAGCCGGCGCCGGCGTCTCATCCCCGCCGGCCTGTTTCTCGGCGCGCTCGCCGCCGCGATCCTCGCTCTCGCACGGCCGGTCGTACCGATGCCGCAGCCCGCAAACCGGTCCGCGGTCATGCTGGCGATCGACGTGAGCGGGAGCATGCGGTCGGAGGACATCGCCCCGTCCCGTCTTGAGGCGGCGAAGGCGGCGGCGAAGGGATTCGTCGCCGGGCTGCCGCGGGGGATCCCCGTGGGTCTCGTCACGTTCGCCGGCGACACGGTGCTCGTATCGGCGCCGACCGAGGATCACGAGCGTCTGCTGCGCGCGATCGACGAGATCACGGTGCGCCACCGGACCGCGATCGGCGAGGGGCTGCTCGCCGCGGTGGGCGCGCTGCCCGAGCGGACGCTTCCTTCCCACGACGACGGCGCGCTGCCGCCGGTGTCCGCCACGCCGAAACCACCGGGCGTGGTGGTCCTGCTCTCAGACGGTCAGAACAACACCGGGATCGACCCGCTCGCAGCGGCGGAGTGGGCCCGCCGCCAGCAGGTGCGGGTGTACACGGTCGGCATCGGCCAGCCGCTCGGGTCCTCCGGCGGCTTCATGATCGGCGGTCCCCTGGACGAGGCGACGCTCCAGGCCGTCGCGCAGCACACGGGAGGCACGTATCACCACGCGTCATCGGCGGGAGCCCTCCGGACGATCTACCGGACCCTCAGCCGCAGCGTCGGCTGGGCCACGAAGCCGGTCGAAGTCACCGGAATCCTGAGCGCGCTGGTGGCCGCGGTCCTTCTCGCCGCCGTGCTCCTGGCGGTCCGGATCCAACCCCTGATCAGCTGA
- the msrB gene encoding peptide-methionine (R)-S-oxide reductase MsrB, with product MAEKIAKSDKEWREQLTPLEYAVTRQRATERPFSGEYEHTTTPGTYRCVCCGAELFASDAKFDAGCGWPSFTAPADPSNIEEQADRSHGMVRTEVLCARCNAHLGHVFDDGPRPTGLRYCINSAALKLSPKP from the coding sequence ATGGCCGAGAAGATCGCGAAGAGCGACAAGGAATGGCGGGAGCAATTGACGCCGCTCGAGTACGCCGTTACGCGGCAGCGGGCGACGGAGCGTCCGTTTTCCGGCGAATACGAGCACACCACGACGCCGGGGACCTACCGCTGCGTGTGCTGCGGCGCGGAGCTCTTCGCCTCCGACGCCAAGTTTGATGCGGGTTGCGGGTGGCCGAGCTTCACCGCTCCGGCCGATCCGTCGAACATCGAGGAACAGGCCGACCGCAGTCACGGAATGGTTCGGACCGAAGTGCTCTGCGCCCGGTGCAACGCGCATCTCGGCCACGTGTTCGACGACGGTCCGCGGCCGACCGGCCTGCGTTACTGCATCAATTCCGCGGCGTTGAAGCTCTCCCCCAAGCCCTGA
- a CDS encoding HD domain-containing phosphohydrolase, with the protein MPTQRIAGAGEPQRIVETAASDRPADVDLRATLMARLVAVSETLRGGLSPASAAATIGRGLLTLTGARRGALFLRSQAGVVTCPWSQGLSEEYLGLLRTPEGANSWAHLTRYPELVCMDLPRRRGARTAAPSLVPDVRALPGGNESRRLAEREGWRALCSWPLSRGGRVFAAVAYYFDNPHVCPAAEHEVVLAFALQATAMLEQALEAEARGQVGAEVDDAATRLSEEEGRLRTEAAALATLQRTLEADDARLAADRAGLAAERERLERTRAEFDVERKRLVGLRRAADAESQRLAASRTELEAERERIAAARREGEAERSRVAAELAAGRTELAQARMALRAETEALTDARRTVETDRARLADRERTLETKRERVAERERTLATEQERQAAAHREVDAARSRGAAELAAERAQLAKAQTALRAETAAVAETRRSLEADRARLAERERTLATERDRLAERERTLGTEQERLAGMQRDAEAERSRAAAELAAERAQLTQAQTALRAETAAVAEARRSLETDRARLADRERTLDTERERLVELQRTLGTERERLGQLQGTLDAERGGLGDLRRTLDAERERLAEAQRALATERAQAMDSAAQHNAEELARALKELDDEKSRLIDAHSELTAAEGQVARRQLALEAEATQLAETRRELEAEHARHAAAQRALETDRRAHGADREALEAARRVLETEQVTLAEAQQTFDAHRVRLAEAEHTFGAQRARLEEVRRALDAEHAGLNETQNGLTAECARLSAAVAVLAERATAAAVDATPSAAPAPVPASETPAAAPPAAEAPGAEAPAAEEHATGAALPPASDGAPASTEKAAPAPRPHADRYRKRLAGWAEAVARALACDEAEVRDIRQAALLHDVEVPDPLDAAPQVAAFLRYRNERWNGSGPDRMKGEDIPRGARILAVAEAYADMVTGRPGVPMLYYLDAMAALKRGAGKEFDPKIVTIFRRVVDHS; encoded by the coding sequence TTGCCTACGCAGCGTATTGCGGGAGCGGGGGAGCCGCAGCGCATCGTAGAGACGGCAGCGAGTGACCGGCCCGCCGACGTCGACCTGCGTGCGACGCTGATGGCACGCCTCGTCGCCGTGAGCGAGACCTTGCGCGGCGGTCTGTCGCCCGCGTCTGCCGCCGCCACGATCGGGCGCGGCCTGCTTACCTTGACCGGTGCGCGGCGCGGCGCCCTTTTTCTGCGCTCGCAGGCCGGCGTCGTGACCTGCCCCTGGTCCCAGGGACTGTCCGAAGAGTACCTCGGTCTGCTGCGCACTCCCGAGGGCGCCAATTCGTGGGCGCATCTGACCCGCTACCCTGAGCTGGTCTGCATGGACTTGCCGAGGCGCCGCGGAGCAAGAACGGCCGCGCCGTCTCTCGTGCCGGACGTGCGCGCGCTGCCGGGCGGCAATGAATCCCGCCGGCTCGCGGAACGTGAAGGCTGGCGGGCGCTGTGCTCGTGGCCGCTCAGCCGCGGGGGCCGCGTGTTCGCGGCCGTCGCGTACTACTTCGATAACCCCCATGTCTGCCCGGCCGCGGAGCACGAGGTCGTGCTGGCATTTGCCCTGCAGGCCACGGCGATGCTGGAACAAGCCCTGGAGGCGGAAGCGCGCGGACAGGTGGGAGCGGAGGTCGACGACGCGGCGACGCGGCTCAGCGAGGAAGAAGGCCGGCTCCGGACCGAAGCGGCGGCGCTCGCGACGCTGCAGCGCACGTTGGAGGCCGACGACGCGCGGCTTGCCGCCGACCGGGCGGGCCTTGCCGCCGAGCGCGAGCGGCTCGAACGCACGCGCGCCGAGTTCGACGTGGAGCGCAAGCGGCTCGTCGGCCTGCGCCGTGCGGCGGACGCGGAGTCCCAGCGGCTGGCCGCCTCCCGCACCGAGCTGGAAGCGGAGCGGGAGCGCATCGCGGCCGCGCGGCGCGAGGGGGAGGCGGAACGGAGCCGTGTCGCGGCCGAGTTGGCCGCGGGGCGGACCGAACTGGCGCAGGCGCGGATGGCGCTCCGCGCCGAAACCGAGGCCTTGACGGACGCGCGCCGTACCGTCGAGACCGATCGGGCCCGGTTGGCGGATCGTGAGCGGACGCTCGAGACCAAGCGGGAACGGGTGGCGGAGCGCGAGCGGACGCTGGCGACCGAGCAGGAGCGGCAGGCCGCGGCGCATCGCGAGGTGGACGCGGCGCGGAGCCGGGGCGCGGCCGAGCTGGCGGCGGAACGGGCTCAACTGGCGAAGGCACAGACGGCGCTCCGGGCCGAAACCGCCGCCGTGGCGGAAACGCGCCGCAGCCTGGAGGCCGATCGGGCCCGTCTGGCGGAGCGCGAGCGGACGCTGGCGACCGAGCGCGATCGGCTGGCGGAGCGCGAGCGAACGCTGGGTACCGAGCAGGAGCGGCTCGCCGGGATGCAGCGCGACGCGGAGGCCGAGCGGAGCCGAGCCGCGGCCGAACTGGCGGCGGAACGGGCCCAACTGACGCAGGCCCAGACGGCGCTCCGGGCCGAAACCGCCGCCGTGGCAGAGGCGCGCCGCAGCCTGGAAACCGATCGGGCGCGCTTGGCGGATCGGGAGCGGACGCTGGACACCGAGCGGGAGCGGCTGGTGGAGCTTCAGCGGACGCTCGGCACCGAGCGGGAGCGGCTGGGGCAGCTTCAAGGGACTCTGGACGCCGAGCGAGGGGGCCTGGGCGATCTTCGACGGACGCTCGACGCCGAGCGGGAACGCCTGGCGGAGGCACAGCGCGCACTGGCGACGGAGCGTGCGCAGGCCATGGACTCCGCCGCGCAGCACAACGCGGAAGAGTTGGCCCGCGCCCTCAAGGAGCTGGACGACGAAAAGAGCCGGTTGATCGACGCGCACAGCGAGCTCACCGCCGCGGAGGGGCAGGTCGCCCGGCGGCAACTCGCCCTGGAGGCCGAAGCGACGCAACTGGCTGAGACGCGCCGCGAGCTCGAGGCGGAGCATGCCCGCCATGCCGCAGCGCAGCGGGCGCTCGAGACCGATCGCCGTGCGCACGGCGCCGATCGCGAGGCGCTGGAGGCGGCCCGGCGTGTGCTCGAGACCGAGCAGGTCACGCTCGCGGAGGCGCAGCAGACGTTTGACGCGCACCGCGTCCGGCTTGCCGAAGCGGAGCACACCTTCGGGGCGCAGCGGGCGCGCCTCGAAGAGGTGCGGCGGGCCCTCGACGCCGAGCACGCGGGCCTCAACGAGACGCAGAACGGGTTGACGGCCGAATGCGCCCGGTTGTCGGCCGCCGTCGCGGTCCTCGCGGAGCGCGCGACGGCGGCGGCGGTTGACGCGACACCGTCGGCCGCCCCGGCGCCCGTTCCGGCAAGCGAGACACCGGCCGCCGCTCCACCGGCCGCGGAGGCGCCGGGAGCCGAAGCGCCCGCCGCGGAGGAACACGCCACCGGCGCGGCCCTGCCGCCCGCATCCGATGGTGCGCCGGCCTCAACGGAGAAGGCCGCCCCCGCCCCCCGGCCGCACGCGGACCGATACCGCAAGCGGCTGGCGGGTTGGGCGGAAGCCGTGGCCCGAGCGCTCGCGTGCGACGAAGCCGAGGTGCGCGACATCCGGCAGGCGGCGCTGCTCCACGACGTCGAGGTGCCGGACCCGCTCGACGCGGCGCCCCAGGTGGCGGCGTTCCTCCGTTACCGGAACGAACGCTGGAACGGCTCCGGGCCCGATCGGATGAAGGGAGAGGACATTCCGCGGGGGGCCAGGATTCTCGCGGTGGCGGAGGCCTACGCGGACATGGTGACCGGCCGGCCCGGGGTGCCGATGCTGTACTACCTGGATGCGATGGCGGCCCTTAAGCGCGGCGCCGGCAAAGAATTCGATCCCAAGATCGTGACGATCTTCCGCCGCGTCGTCGACCACAGCTAG
- a CDS encoding aspartate aminotransferase family protein, with product MSDTAPLSDPTTISAAPSLPLTPLEQQALAHIWIHTTRWLDLAERDGLRVLVRGDGCRVWDARGRAYLDALAGLYVVNVGHGRKEIGEAMARQAGELAYVSAASYTSLPAVRLGEVLAGLTPGDLNRFFFCSGGSEAVESAMKIAKQIQAMRGFPKRYKVIARVGGYHGATFGAMSITSSRNETYFGPFMHGVCFVPSPNRYRTRFGLAGEAEDLACAEAIDYEIRAQGPETVAAVIGEPVSAANNTHVPAPRYWQRVREICDAHGVLLILDEVINGFGRTGTMFAAEQFGITPDLMTMAKGLSSGYAPIGAVAVSERLYAEFKQKDVGLAHLLTFGGQAVSCAAALANLEILRREDLARRSAEQGTYLLRQLQQLRSHPTVGDVRGLGLLCAVELVQNRETKEPFGWGPAAAAHPFSRRLVAAMDERGLFGRVFMSIQISPPLIIARDEIDRMVAIIDESLTVTEREFGFA from the coding sequence ATGTCCGACACCGCACCGCTGTCCGATCCCACGACCATATCCGCGGCCCCGTCCTTGCCGCTCACGCCGCTCGAGCAGCAGGCGCTCGCGCACATCTGGATCCACACGACGCGGTGGCTGGATCTCGCGGAACGTGACGGGCTGCGCGTCCTGGTCCGCGGCGACGGTTGCCGCGTCTGGGACGCGCGCGGCCGCGCGTATCTCGACGCGCTCGCCGGCCTGTACGTCGTCAACGTGGGGCACGGGCGGAAGGAGATCGGTGAGGCGATGGCCCGGCAGGCGGGGGAGCTCGCCTACGTGTCCGCCGCGTCCTACACGAGCCTGCCGGCGGTCCGGCTCGGGGAGGTCCTGGCCGGCCTCACGCCCGGGGACCTCAACCGATTCTTCTTCTGCTCCGGTGGATCCGAAGCCGTCGAGAGCGCGATGAAGATCGCCAAGCAGATTCAGGCCATGCGGGGCTTCCCGAAGCGGTACAAGGTGATCGCCAGGGTCGGCGGCTACCACGGCGCGACCTTCGGGGCGATGAGCATCACCTCGTCGCGCAACGAGACGTATTTCGGGCCGTTCATGCACGGCGTCTGCTTCGTCCCGTCGCCCAACCGCTACCGCACCCGGTTCGGCCTGGCCGGGGAGGCCGAGGACCTGGCCTGTGCGGAGGCCATCGACTATGAGATCCGCGCGCAGGGCCCCGAGACCGTCGCGGCGGTCATCGGCGAGCCGGTGTCGGCCGCCAACAATACACACGTGCCGGCCCCCCGCTACTGGCAGCGCGTGCGCGAGATCTGCGACGCCCACGGCGTGCTGTTGATCCTCGACGAGGTCATCAACGGGTTCGGGCGCACCGGCACGATGTTCGCGGCCGAGCAATTCGGGATCACGCCGGACCTCATGACCATGGCGAAGGGCCTCTCGTCCGGGTACGCGCCGATCGGGGCCGTCGCCGTCAGCGAGCGCCTCTACGCCGAGTTCAAGCAGAAGGACGTCGGGCTGGCGCACCTGCTCACGTTCGGCGGGCAGGCGGTCTCGTGCGCGGCGGCGCTCGCGAACCTCGAGATTCTGCGCCGCGAAGACCTCGCGCGGCGAAGCGCCGAGCAGGGCACGTACCTGCTGCGGCAACTCCAGCAACTCCGGTCGCATCCCACGGTGGGGGACGTGCGCGGCCTGGGCCTCCTCTGCGCCGTGGAGCTGGTCCAGAACCGGGAGACCAAGGAGCCGTTCGGGTGGGGGCCGGCCGCCGCGGCGCACCCGTTCAGCCGGCGGCTCGTCGCGGCGATGGACGAGCGCGGGCTCTTCGGGCGGGTGTTCATGTCAATCCAGATCTCACCGCCGCTGATCATCGCGCGCGACGAGATCGACCGCATGGTCGCGATCATCGACGAGAGCCTCACGGTGACGGAGCGGGAGTTCGGGTTCGCCTGA
- a CDS encoding P1 family peptidase produces MGRARVRDLGITIGRLPTGPLNAITDVPDVLVGHRTLIADTPRVIRTGVTMIVPRAGAIWTNYAFAGTFSFNGNGEMTGLPWLQESGQLGSPIGITNTYAVGIVRDALIAYAVEHGFSHRFHLPVVAETFDGFLSDIDAFPVTREHVYEALAAAADGPVPEGNVGGGTGMRCHGFKGGIGTSSRIVDVLGRRYAVGVLVQANYGRMADLRIDGVPVGREIEAGHAGRPGEGEPKGSIIVIAGTDAPLIPAQCSRLARRATVGLARVGGHGFNTSGDLFLAFATGNGLSASPAEPYPLTMIPHEHIDPFFEAVADATEESILNALAAAETMTGLRGTVEALPLHDVRRIVARHRPAAH; encoded by the coding sequence ATGGGACGCGCGCGCGTGCGAGACCTCGGGATCACGATCGGACGGCTGCCCACCGGCCCGCTCAACGCGATCACCGACGTGCCCGACGTCCTGGTCGGCCACCGCACGCTCATCGCCGATACGCCGCGGGTCATCCGCACCGGCGTCACGATGATCGTGCCGCGGGCGGGGGCCATTTGGACCAACTACGCGTTTGCCGGGACGTTTTCGTTCAACGGCAACGGCGAGATGACCGGCCTGCCGTGGCTCCAGGAGTCCGGCCAGCTCGGATCGCCCATCGGCATCACCAACACGTACGCCGTCGGGATCGTCCGCGACGCGCTCATTGCCTACGCCGTGGAACACGGCTTCAGCCATCGGTTCCATCTCCCGGTCGTCGCGGAAACCTTCGATGGGTTCCTCAGCGACATCGACGCGTTCCCCGTCACCCGCGAGCACGTCTACGAGGCGCTGGCCGCCGCCGCGGACGGCCCGGTGCCGGAAGGCAACGTCGGCGGCGGCACCGGCATGCGGTGCCACGGGTTCAAGGGCGGCATCGGCACCTCGTCCCGGATCGTCGACGTCCTCGGCCGCCGCTACGCCGTCGGAGTGCTGGTGCAGGCGAACTACGGCCGCATGGCGGACCTGCGGATCGACGGTGTCCCCGTGGGACGCGAGATCGAGGCGGGCCACGCCGGGAGGCCCGGCGAGGGCGAGCCGAAAGGATCGATCATCGTGATCGCCGGCACCGACGCGCCCCTCATTCCGGCGCAGTGCTCCCGCCTCGCCCGGCGCGCCACCGTCGGCCTGGCCCGCGTCGGGGGACACGGGTTTAACACGAGCGGCGACCTGTTTCTCGCGTTCGCGACCGGCAACGGCCTGTCCGCGTCGCCGGCCGAGCCCTACCCTCTCACGATGATCCCGCACGAGCACATCGATCCGTTCTTCGAGGCGGTGGCGGACGCCACCGAGGAATCCATCCTCAACGCGCTGGCGGCGGCGGAAACGATGACCGGCCTGCGGGGCACGGTGGAAGCCCTGCCCTTGCACGACGTGCGCCGCATCGTCGCCCGGCACCGGCCGGCGGCGCACTGA
- a CDS encoding MFS transporter, with translation MRIERLLRGRLHYGWIVAGVTFLTLLASAGVRSAPGVLIVPLEREFGWTRAIVSAAVSISLLLYGFSGPFAAALMDRFGVRRIMLLALGLVATGVGLTTVMHTAWQLDLLWGLIVGTGTGTMAMTLGAYVATRWFVERRGLVMGMLTASSATGQLVFLPLLASLVVHHGWRAATMTVSGVALLIIPIAALLMRNDPGEVGLRPYGAVPGGQEPEGAAFAAGGARGVQAAAARPSAAATVNPAAAAVRALTDAAPVRDFWLLAGSFFICGASTNGLIGTHLIPASMEHGIPEVTAAGMLATIGVFDLFGTVCSGWLTDRWDSRYLLCWYYALRGLSLLYLPYALGTSFAGMAAFTVFYGLDWVATVPPTVRLTADIFGKQRVGVVFGWIFASHQIGAAMAAFGAGALRTSFGTYQGAFMASGLLCLIAAGLVMRITAASPGVTLPLRPAEAGAV, from the coding sequence GTGCGGATTGAGCGGCTGCTTCGAGGACGGCTGCACTACGGGTGGATCGTTGCGGGGGTGACGTTTCTCACCCTGCTCGCGTCCGCCGGCGTGCGGTCGGCGCCCGGGGTCTTGATTGTCCCGCTGGAGCGCGAATTCGGTTGGACCCGCGCGATCGTCTCGGCCGCGGTCTCGATCAGTCTGCTCCTCTACGGGTTCTCCGGTCCCTTCGCCGCGGCCCTGATGGACCGGTTCGGTGTGCGCCGCATCATGCTGCTCGCGCTCGGGCTCGTCGCCACCGGCGTCGGCCTGACGACCGTCATGCACACCGCCTGGCAGCTCGACCTGCTGTGGGGCCTGATCGTCGGCACGGGCACCGGGACGATGGCCATGACGCTCGGCGCCTACGTGGCGACGCGGTGGTTCGTGGAGCGCCGCGGACTGGTCATGGGTATGCTGACCGCGAGTTCGGCGACCGGCCAGCTGGTGTTTCTGCCGCTGCTCGCGTCGCTCGTCGTGCACCACGGATGGCGCGCCGCGACGATGACCGTGTCAGGGGTCGCGCTGCTGATCATACCGATCGCCGCCCTGTTGATGCGGAACGATCCGGGCGAAGTCGGGCTCCGTCCGTACGGGGCGGTCCCCGGCGGGCAAGAACCGGAGGGTGCCGCCTTCGCGGCGGGCGGGGCGCGCGGCGTCCAGGCCGCCGCGGCGCGCCCATCCGCGGCCGCAACCGTCAATCCCGCCGCGGCCGCCGTGCGCGCGCTGACCGATGCCGCACCCGTCCGCGACTTCTGGCTGCTCGCCGGCTCATTCTTCATTTGCGGCGCCAGCACGAACGGCCTCATCGGGACGCATCTGATTCCGGCCTCCATGGAGCACGGCATTCCCGAAGTGACCGCCGCCGGCATGCTGGCCACGATCGGCGTGTTCGACCTCTTCGGCACGGTCTGCTCGGGATGGCTCACCGACCGCTGGGACAGCCGGTATCTGCTGTGCTGGTACTACGCGTTGCGCGGCCTCTCACTGCTCTATCTGCCCTATGCCCTGGGGACGTCGTTCGCCGGCATGGCGGCGTTCACGGTCTTCTACGGGCTCGACTGGGTCGCGACCGTACCGCCGACGGTCCGCCTGACCGCGGACATCTTCGGGAAGCAGCGCGTCGGCGTGGTCTTCGGTTGGATTTTCGCGTCGCACCAGATCGGCGCGGCGATGGCGGCCTTCGGCGCCGGCGCGCTGCGCACATCGTTCGGGACGTATCAGGGCGCCTTCATGGCCTCGGGCCTTCTCTGTCTCATCGCCGCCGGATTGGTGATGCGCATCACGGCTGCTTCCCCCGGCGTGACTCTTCCGCTGCGGCCGGCCGAGGCGGGGGCGGTATAG